In the genome of Dermacentor silvarum isolate Dsil-2018 chromosome 1, BIME_Dsil_1.4, whole genome shotgun sequence, one region contains:
- the LOC119449903 gene encoding uncharacterized protein LOC119449903 has translation MYRSYLCVEVVILLLLSHVGWNGPSSPRVQPCSRAQSRVARQLVRRKVTAVLQRYRVSLGPECPLHPSRDLFWWPAGLMADEAPAADPQPQPSWNCPMCGRSFFCHEKLTSHWDEEHAPNLAPKADRGVCLADYCDILRCDVLGPRLAAAERASAGGSAVATALQPDKPKEAASSGRCGEPPADHPRCSCDQKHMSALQQKCRIVVQQCVIGLLSVLSVKDFQDIEDELNNNICSYLTCNKYWDDSLNEERRVPMLFSMIIGIILVGGFCLCYYIVWILFE, from the exons ATGTATCGCAGCTACCTCTGCGTCGAG GTGGTGATCCTGCTGCTCCTGTCGCACGTGGGCTGGAATGGGCCGTCGTCGCCGCGCGTGCAGCCCTGTTCGCGGGCGCAGTCGCGCGTGGCGCGCCAGCTGGTGCGCCGCAAGGTGACCGCCGTGCTTCAGCGATACCGCGTCTCGCTGGGGCCCGAGTGCCCGCTGCACCCCAGCCGTGATCTGTTCTGGTGGCCGGCCGGCCTGATGGCGGACGAGGCGCCGGCCGCCGACCCGCAGCCGCAACCCAGCTGGAACTGCCCCATGTGCGGCCGCTCCTTCTTCTGCCACGAAAAGCTCACCAGCCACTGGGACGAGGAGCACGCGCCCAACCTGGCCCCCAAG GCCGACCGGGGGGTGTGCCTGGCCGACTACTGCGACATCCTGCGCTGCGATGTCCTGGGTCCCCGGCTGGCGGCGGCCGAGCGTGCCTCGGCCGGCGGATCGGCAGTCGCGACCGCCCTGCAGCCCGACAAGCCCAAGGAGGCGGCGTCCTCTGGCCGTTGCGGCGAGCCGCCCGCCGACCATCCGCGTTGCTCCTGTGACCAGAAGCACATGAGCGCCCTGCAGCAAAAGTGCCGG ATCGTCGTACAGCAGTGCGTCATTGGACTGCTTTCCGTTCTTTCAGTCAAGGATTTCCAAGACATTGAAG ATGAGCTCAACAATAACATCTGCTCGTACCTCACTTGCAATAAGTACTGGGACGACTCCCTGAATGAG gAACGACGAGTTCCAATGCTATTCAGCATGATAATAGGAATAATACTCGTCGGTGGCTTTTGCCTTTGCTACTACATTGTTTGGATACTTTTTGAGTGA